AAGAACAGTTTACCTTCCTTCACGCGATCCGCGGCTATCAAACCGAAACCATAAGAAATGAGATCAAACAATTGCCAAAAATCACGCGCGCAAGTACAGCGATAGGAAGggaaatagagagagaaagagatataACAGAAACACGTTaaatttgcaaatattttcttgTCCGCCATGAGCGAAATTATTATTCTTGCACTTTACTTCCAACAAACGACAGTCGGCAGATCACTAGGCAGATAATACAATGATCTGTAGtcggtttttttatattgtgcttCAATCTGtttaaatcataaaacacaaaacaaaatgaacaaaactaagcattttggtaaaaaaggaagatgtttaaaatttcagtgaaatgaAGAATGCACATATTCGTTCAAATAGTTcggaacataattttaaaatcctCAAAACATGCATGTCTATTTCCTGTGGCAGAGCGTAGAGtaagtatgttcgtgtgcaaGTGATGTTCTGGTGCCAAACTCTGAGCGGTTATCGTTGTGACGTGGTGGTGGCAAGAGTGTGAGCATTGTGGGCAATCGTGCAAATTATATTGCGTGTGTTTCGAATTGCAACGTGAAGGAAGGGTTTGGACATAAAAGGCTGGGAGGCATTAGCACTACAAGTAGGACACGAGTATGTTAACAGGTTAACTAATCCGATGCAgaatgtgtgtgcgcacgATAGAGTTCATTGCACAttgcacagaaaaaaatatgaaaacggGGGATTGAAGGAAGCACCTACTTGTCGTTTTTGGTGTTAAGTACACTGATATAGCGGTAATGTGATCGTTGGATGGGTCCTTGTACAGTTCCGTCACAAGCAAATCATTGTCCTTCATGCGCAGTGGAAATTTTTGCATatctgaaatgaaaataagcgATACTAGTCTGCTGCTGGTATTAAACTCGATGATGAATGCTTACCAATGTAGTAGATGGACCCGTTGTTACACCCCAACAGCAGGAATGAACCGGCGGTATCGAAGGAAAGTATTGGTACGAGATCCTGTATCTGCCAGTGTTGAGTCATTGAGTGCCATACGCCAATCTTTCCTGATGACGAAAGGGCCACCAGCTGGCTACCGATGAAGAAAAGATACTCGACGCGTACGTGCAAATTAAATGTTCCGATCTCGGCTTTGCTACCGTCCTCCGAGATTCCCCACAGTCGAATCTGACTGCCGTACGAGATTGCTACCATCTTGCTGTGCGACTGTTCGCCCGCGGACGTGGCCAAATTCATCTTGGCATTGATTGCGATTCGCTCGATCGTGGTCTCGATGTAAGGCGAAATGAAAATCTGCTGCCAACCGGAGTAATCTTTCAGTCGATAGCACGTGACAAAATGTGCATATGCCACGGATATCCAGTTATGGTGCGCCTTGATGATTTGCACCCTCATTGGATCGGCCCAACCGTTACCGGTTGTTCCGGGTCCAAACAGCAAACCCACCTCGTTACGTATGTATTTGTTCAGATCAACGGATGAGTTTCGGGAGTGACGCATCATGTCGAGAGATGCCGTTCGCGAATGGCCTGGCATCCACTGAGAATTGCCACGATTGCCATTGCCACTATACGAAACGCGCAAATCCCATGATGAGTTACGGGAATGACCCGCATGCCGTGATGTACTGCTTGCACCGCTACCTGCTCCACCCGCTGTGCCAGCCCCGTTGATACCTACACTGCCGCCATTGCCATTGCCGTTACCAACACTACTACCCCCACTAGATGAACCTGGTGCGCCCTGAGAAAGCTCCGGAACTCGTACCATTGATCCGGGGCGAGGATTCGTTTGACATATTCCGACAGGAGCAATAGCAGCCACCGTGGAATTATGTTGCGTTGCTATTGGGTTCGAATTAGTCGAATATAACGGCTGTTGCTGCCTTGGTTGAATATTGGATGGACCTGGAACAGAGTCCGATTTCTGCTGTGTTGACGAGCTAGCGGATGTGAATGAGCTTATGGTCCCAGTACCAGTACTAATCGAACTGCCCGATGATCCTGATAATCCGATGGGCATTTCTTGAATGGGAATATCTGAAGACGGTAGGAATGTAGAAGTATGAACCAGTACCCAAGACGCCGAGAGGGTCAAGGAACCACTTACTTGGAGCGGGAAGATAACCGTAAAAGAGAACATCCCCACAGCTGGACTGATCCATCTCTTCACATAGCATAAGCCTTTTGATTAATGGAGCAATATTATAGAACTCAGCCTCATGACGGAGCACACGGATATCGACCGATTTGATATCTATCTCCTTTGTCCGCAGGTAGTTCAATACTAAACTAAAGAGCTTCGGATCACGGTCAATGAAAATAGCATCCGTTTCATCTCGTAAactgcaaaacaaagaaaaagcatcATTATTTCTAATTCCAACTGTATTGTTTAAGTAAAGAAACTCACCTTGATATGCGCCCATTTAGAAGGGAGGTAAAGAAGGTATCTGGCACCCATGTTAGTGTTTGTCTTGAAGTCGAAAA
This region of Anopheles marshallii chromosome 2, idAnoMarsDA_429_01, whole genome shotgun sequence genomic DNA includes:
- the LOC128707048 gene encoding SH3KBP1-binding protein 1 gives rise to the protein MAYKNNIGDIVHLNVGGTRFSTSRQTLTWVPDTFFTSLLNGRISSLRDETDAIFIDRDPKLFSLVLNYLRTKEIDIKSVDIRVLRHEAEFYNIAPLIKRLMLCEEMDQSSCGDVLFYGYLPAPNIPIQEMPIGLSGSSGSSISTGTGTISSFTSASSSTQQKSDSVPGPSNIQPRQQQPLYSTNSNPIATQHNSTVAAIAPVGICQTNPRPGSMVRVPELSQGAPGSSSGGSSVGNGNGNGGSVGINGAGTAGGAGSGASSTSRHAGHSRNSSWDLRVSYSGNGNRGNSQWMPGHSRTASLDMMRHSRNSSVDLNKYIRNEVGLLFGPGTTGNGWADPMRVQIIKAHHNWISVAYAHFVTCYRLKDYSGWQQIFISPYIETTIERIAINAKMNLATSAGEQSHSKMVAISYGSQIRLWGISEDGSKAEIGTFNLHVRVEYLFFIGSQLVALSSSGKIGVWHSMTQHWQIQDLVPILSFDTAGSFLLLGCNNGSIYYIDMQKFPLRMKDNDLLVTELYKDPSNDHITAISVYLTPKTTTADRVKEGLSGNWIEIAYGTRSGSVRVIVQHPETVGHGPQLFQTFTVHQSPVTKVTLSEKFLISVCSEYNHVRTWQVPRFRGMISTQPGSTPEASFKIVSLEAVDSTFSYSAGNDFGPFGEQDDEQIFVQKVVPDTDQLYVRLASNGERICLIRSVDGTTITSFCVHECEGSRMGSRPRRFILSGHCNGAIQMWDLTTALELSKKKDQPKRCIGGPTADELIRELDQCDLSNSHCSTPCMSPCPSAFSNTIEPNAVGRLKPFNVAFLNQSAAATVGLGGLQPTPLQGPSAQGVAAAAAPMQPIIPAPQPNQPN